AATTGTTAAATGGGGAAAAAGGTTAAAATGCTGAAAGACCATTCCTGTCTCAGCACGGACTTGATTGATATTGGTTTTTTTACTGTAAAGATTGTAGTCATCGATGACAATTTCACCACTATCAATCTCTTCAAGTTTATTCATACAGCGAATCAACGTTGATTTGCCACTGCCACTAGGGCCGCAAATGACAACGATTTCACCTTCGGTAACGGAAAAATTAATATTTTTAAGCACATGAAACGCGTCATAATATTTATTGACATTTTCCATGCGCACGATCGCTTGACTCATTCAAACCTTTCATTCATTAAATGGCATTGAGCATAATTGTAGCAGTAGAATATAAAAGTAAGATAAAGGAGTTTTTACATGTTGAAAAAGGTCAAAATTGTTAATTACAAGAGGGTACATTACCACTATCGCTGGCAAAAGAACTCAAAAAATGATATAAATTGGTAAGATCTTTTTCAGTAGTCATTAAAGGGGCATTAGGACAGAGAGCTTTAATTGCAAGAGAGAGTTGGTTATTGTCATAAAAGGTTTTCCATTCACTAACCGTATGTTTCTTCCCCATGACTTCTCCATTAAAACCACAAACAGGTTTTAAATACTGTGCATAAAATATTTTTCCTTTTACGGTACTTGCATAAAGAGATGTTGAAAGCAGGCATGTACCAAAAAATATGGCACAGATGATCTTTTTCATATCAATCCTTTAAAGGCTATTTTTGTAATTTTGAGACGTAGTTTGCAATTTCGTTTAAGTCTTCCATATTCATATTTTTGACTTGTTTGGACATAACTAACGTGGTACTGTGGGTTTTAAACTCACTCTCTTTATAAAATTTTAGACTTTCCATTAGCTCTACCGCACTCTGTCCTGCAATAATACCACTTTTGCCAAAGGCTTTATTTCGACCATCCGCTCCATGACAGCCTGCGCATTGTTTAAAAAGCGATTCACCATTATTTTGGGCATATAAAAAAGAAGAGAGAAGGAGAATTGTGAGAAGGGAATTTTTAATGTTTCGTGCCATAACTAAAAGCCTCCAATATTAAATAAGAATAAAAATATTTTACTAAACTTGATTATATCATGTTATTGTTAGGGAGATAAATAAAATTTTTTTTTCGCAAAACTTTAATTTGCATGGGCTGTATTTTCACACATCATTTGATACAATTCAACTTTTATCAAATGTGAGAGGTAAAATGTGATAAGCAATAAATTCAAAGAATTGGGTGCAGATTTTTTACTTTTAATGGTGGCTGTGGCATGGGGAAGTACCTTTTTTGTGGTACAAGCGGCGGTCAATGAGACACCTGTGTACACTTTTTTATTTTGGCGCTTTTTCTTAGCCGGTCTTTTGATGGCACTCATTTCGTTTAAACACCTGCATTTGATCAACAAAGAGGTTTTAAAAGCGGGAATACTTTTGGGTCTTTTCATGTTTTTAGGCTACGCGTTTCAAACTTTTGCACTGACCTACACGTACTCTTCAACGGTTGGCTTTATCACGGGACTGAGTGTGATTGTGGTTCCATTTGCTTCGTATCTTATTTTTAAACATAAAGCTTCGGTTTTCTCCTCTTTAGGGGCGATTGTGGCAGCCATTGGGCTCTATTTTTTAACGCTTAACAGTGAGATCGGACTCTCGTTAGGCGAACTGTATGCCTTCATCTGTGCGATGATGTTTGCACTGCATATCGTCTTTACGGGGCATCTTTCTCGAAAACACAATGTCTATCTTTTGGTGACCATTCAGTTTTTAACCGTGGGCGTCTGCTCTTTGCTGGGTGGGATTGTTTTGGAAGGCTCTATTGTTCCGCCTCAAATGGATCTGCTTTTTATCAATGCTATTGCGATTACAGTCATTTTTGCGACGATTTTTGCCTTTTGGGTGCAAACGGCGATGCAACGTTTTACAACCGCGGCTAAAACAGCGATCATCTTTACGATGGAACCTGTGAGTGCGGGAATTTTTGGCTACTATTTTGCAAACGAGCTTCTAAGTTTTTCTCAAATGTGTGGTGCGGGGATGATTTTGTGCGGCATGGTGATTGCGGAATTAGGCTCATATTTTATCGAGCAGTACCGAAGACGAAAGAGTAGACTTTAATTAGCATTCAAACACTACGTTAACACTGGGTTCTCTTCAGAAGAGAGCCCACGCACCTTTGGTGCTTTGAGCGCATGAAAAATAAGTTTTGCATGCGTTCTAATCTTTCGTCAGTCTGCTGTATAAAAGTTGTAGGAAAAAGAGCGTGGTTGCGACAAGAATGATGGATGCACCGCCACTAAGGTTGAAGCGATACGAGAGGTAAAGCCCGAGTGTGCAAAAAAGTGCTGAAAGAAGCGAAGATACGACCATCATGCCACCTACGGAATTGGTGAATTTTTCGGCAATATACGGTGGAATGGTCAGCAGTGCAATCACCAAGATAAGCCCCACTGCACGGATGATAATCACAACACCAAGGGCTATGATCAAGACCAATGCAAAATAGAGCAGTGTGACATTAATGCCTCGAAGTTTGGCAAATTGCGCGTCAAAACTCATGGCTAAGAGTTGTTTGTAAAAGATAATGGCAAAGGCTAAAACCAACACCAACACCGTACCCATGCTGTAAAGATCTTCGGGAGTTACTGATAAAATCGCACCAAAAAGATAACTCATCAAATCCACATTGTACCCAGGTGTAAGGTCGGTCATGATGATACCCAGCGCCATACCAAATGCCCATAAAACACCAATAAGTGCATCAAGACGTGCGTTGTTTTGGTGCGTTATGTAGGCGATGATTGCCCCTAAAAAAAGTGAAAACAGCGATGCTCCAAGCATGGGAGCAATACCAAAATAAAGCGCCAACCCAACTCCACCGTACGAGCCATGTGCAATGCCCCCTGCGATAAACACCATGCGATTGATAACGGTGAGTGTTCCAATGACACCACAAATAATGCTGACCAACAAAGACGCCCAAAGGGCATTTTGCATAAAATCAAAACTTAAAATATCCATCATGCGAGCTCTTTGGGGAAATGATTGCAACGAGTTGCGCTGATCAGCTCAACGGGGCAAACATGTTCGTTTTGATTTTCAAAGACTTTGAAATTTTGAGTTTTTGGCACATCGTGGACGAAGAGCGTTTTGTTGACATGGACGACTTTTGTGGCGTAATTAAGTGCGACATTGATGTCGTGGCTAATGATGACGATGCCGACCGTTTCGTTGAGCGATTTGAGCAGTTTAAACATATCGATTTGTCCTGCGGTGTCGATGCTTGCGGTTGGTTCATCCAAAAACATAATTTTGGCTTCACACGCAAGGGCGCGGGCGATGAAAACACGTTGGCGTTGTCCGCCTGAGAGCGTGTTGATCTTTTGGTTTTCAAACCCTTTCATGCCCACTCGCTCTAACATGCCGAGCGCAATCGCGCGATCTTCTTTTGAGTACGTTGCAAAGGCTTTGGATTTGGAGAGTCTGCCCATCAAAACAACGTCCATCACTTTAATGGGAAAGTCTTTATTGGCGATGGTATCTTGGGGAACATAAGCAATTTCATGGCTTACATGTAAAGGGTTTTCACCAAAAAGAAGCACTTCGCCGCGTTCAGGTTCCAGCAATCCTATCATCATCTTTAAGAGGGTGCTTTTACCGCCACCGTTGGGACCAATGATGGCTAAAAATTCGCTCGTGTTGTACTGGAGGTTGATGTCCTCCAGCACGCACGCGCCATCATAACTAAAATAGAGGTGATTGATTTGAATATCATTTTGCATAAAGCGATTATATCATTTTAGTTCTGATTGAAACGTTTTGGCAATGCTCAAAAGATTTTCACTCCACGCATAAGCTAAAGGATCGATGGGTACAACTTTGCCATTAATTTGCTTGGCAATACTGATGGCACTTTTTTGAGAAAACTGAGGCGCAACAAAAATCACTTTAGCATTTTCTTCTTTGGCTTCTTTGATGATGGTCGCTAACTCACTTGGTTTTGGCTCTTTCCCACTCACTTCAATCGCAATTTGCTCTAAGTCATAGCGCTTAGCAAAGTAGCCATACGAAGGGTGAAAGACGATAAATTTACGGCTTTTAATGTCGCTAAGGGTTTTTTGAATAGACGCATCTAACGCATCGATTGAGACGATAAATGCTTCGTAATTTTTGGTAAATTCACTTGCGTGTGCTGGATAAAGTGTGACCAGTGCATCGTAAATATTTTTAGCTTGCGTTTTGACTAAAATGGGGTCAAGCCAAACGTGT
Above is a genomic segment from Sulfurospirillum halorespirans DSM 13726 containing:
- a CDS encoding c-type cytochrome; protein product: MARNIKNSLLTILLLSSFLYAQNNGESLFKQCAGCHGADGRNKAFGKSGIIAGQSAVELMESLKFYKESEFKTHSTTLVMSKQVKNMNMEDLNEIANYVSKLQK
- a CDS encoding DMT family transporter, which translates into the protein MISNKFKELGADFLLLMVAVAWGSTFFVVQAAVNETPVYTFLFWRFFLAGLLMALISFKHLHLINKEVLKAGILLGLFMFLGYAFQTFALTYTYSSTVGFITGLSVIVVPFASYLIFKHKASVFSSLGAIVAAIGLYFLTLNSEIGLSLGELYAFICAMMFALHIVFTGHLSRKHNVYLLVTIQFLTVGVCSLLGGIVLEGSIVPPQMDLLFINAIAITVIFATIFAFWVQTAMQRFTTAAKTAIIFTMEPVSAGIFGYYFANELLSFSQMCGAGMILCGMVIAELGSYFIEQYRRRKSRL
- a CDS encoding metal ABC transporter permease yields the protein MMDILSFDFMQNALWASLLVSIICGVIGTLTVINRMVFIAGGIAHGSYGGVGLALYFGIAPMLGASLFSLFLGAIIAYITHQNNARLDALIGVLWAFGMALGIIMTDLTPGYNVDLMSYLFGAILSVTPEDLYSMGTVLVLVLAFAIIFYKQLLAMSFDAQFAKLRGINVTLLYFALVLIIALGVVIIIRAVGLILVIALLTIPPYIAEKFTNSVGGMMVVSSLLSALFCTLGLYLSYRFNLSGGASIILVATTLFFLQLLYSRLTKD
- a CDS encoding metal ABC transporter ATP-binding protein, with product MQNDIQINHLYFSYDGACVLEDINLQYNTSEFLAIIGPNGGGKSTLLKMMIGLLEPERGEVLLFGENPLHVSHEIAYVPQDTIANKDFPIKVMDVVLMGRLSKSKAFATYSKEDRAIALGMLERVGMKGFENQKINTLSGGQRQRVFIARALACEAKIMFLDEPTASIDTAGQIDMFKLLKSLNETVGIVIISHDINVALNYATKVVHVNKTLFVHDVPKTQNFKVFENQNEHVCPVELISATRCNHFPKELA
- a CDS encoding metal ABC transporter solute-binding protein, Zn/Mn family; translation: MKYILLLVTLLFGSLLSAAQTVTVSILPQKYFVEQIAKNFLHVNVMVAPGANQHTYEPKPAQMKELASSDAYFSIGDGFEKAWLPKFQSTNPKMVMVDTVKGIEKIAMVEHHHEDEKADPKKEAHHDHDHEDESLDPHVWLDPILVKTQAKNIYDALVTLYPAHASEFTKNYEAFIVSIDALDASIQKTLSDIKSRKFIVFHPSYGYFAKRYDLEQIAIEVSGKEPKPSELATIIKEAKEENAKVIFVAPQFSQKSAISIAKQINGKVVPIDPLAYAWSENLLSIAKTFQSELK